In a genomic window of Besnoitia besnoiti strain Bb-Ger1 chromosome XI, whole genome shotgun sequence:
- a CDS encoding AP2 domain transcription factor AP2IX-4 (encoded by transcript BESB_020990) gives MATVLLQAAERPSACAEVNMTSQYARQPGNTDDLRGVAADSVEASQEPASDIRCVAASLDDSNALAPFGSQPCHGISTYSGAASCGDGEVVRDDDQVDDTSTTSPTPLVKAQATSPMSSSGILTPQLDPSSCISTPPHEEAGSRFLPPGLTTDQLWNFVVNVSGDTKPEGVAGKAWQNTSCDEHREASCRALVASTDSLNAPSVPYELAEPEVEETQGFHSHSTSSALFDSALFDGSASRVETIGSRVGLYRRPQLRRPHRDGDCYARQYPQRSPLSPDCVARLPMPPPVSRATRSTAKRSLPAETTCPGAPKDTSIPSLPALKRRRGSQDSGKGNAMACPPRELGALLHVLAEHAKQVAHSPEGAVPAVLDCSFWKELQEQMSAFASQERKASATSDKRSCPPQFLSRVRVACSTCPVIPHPNQNAKKHKKRHHDPTRPGLPLPSPRCVPKFLTVPLAAYRVPAFRQYIYQWIASQAGTPVETLERLRENSSEEVPPLPLPRGLFFSSRVTDRMNAEEEAQLFFTGYVPSAGEEASAALEQQDNHVRAEEAKGMPTTDEFSEDSVLAGRTAFSFGGVYTQCKLRATCARDGVYYDREGCCWKATVQRRNRAVSRRFKPRCSQPERHPQDILYERVTSASMTLRDGHHTASPGATTAELYYDWVSKHFKEVCQFLESTPAPPPENQESSTAGTNGDSRVPAKGGSHATSSVRFAPQSGTPQSKAAGRPVSSTSCRLINTSIVENTNILAQLMEPLNRREAGTLHEVEQRMEMDQIPFVSHSGLSDSHEQSENSVCCPEVLERHSVLRQCQRLLTSHRRQLSDHLLSQRVASLQSSPTSRRACPDSSLPLPRPKEPEQTHQPSQLSAAGHVVQKLQEMIRDTLGTVSTPPAGNGSSRYLGQIRLLQQLRKHHQDMQRLIINTASGAERQERGCVPGD, from the coding sequence ATGGCGACCGTTCTGTTACAAGCGGCCGAGCGGCCGTCAGCGTGCGCTGAGGTCAACATGACTAGCCAGTACGCAAGGCAGCCTGGCAACACGGACGATCTACGCGGCGTGGCCGCGGACAGTGTTGAGGCGTCCCAGGAGCCTGCGTCCGACATCCGATGCGTGGCCGCTTCTTTAGATGACTCCAACGCTCTTGCTCCATTCGGGAGCCAGCCGTGTCACGGCATCAGCACGTATTCGGGTGCTGCGAGTTGCGGCGACGGGGAAGTAGTCCGGGACGATGACCAGGTGGACGATACTTCAACAACATCGCCAACTCCATTAgtgaaggcgcaggcgacttCCCCAATGAGCTCCTCTGGAATTCTGACTCCCCAATTGGACCCAAGCAGCTGCATCAGCACTCCTCCTCACGAGGAAGCTGGTTCGAGGTTCCTGCCGCCAGGTCTTACAACGGATCAACTGTGGAACTTCGTCGTTAACGTTTCGGGCGACACAAAACCAGAGGGCGTTGCCGGAAAAGCCTGGCAAAATACAAGTTGTGACGAACATCGGGAAGCATCGTGCCGGGCCCTCGTCGCATCGACAGATTCGCTGAATGCACCCTCCGTGCCGTATGAGTTAGCAGAGCCGGAAGTTGAAGAGACACAAGGCTTCCACTCGCACAGCACGTCTAGTGCGCTTTTTGACAGCGCTCTTTTTGATGGATCCGCATCGCGAGTTGAAACAATTGGCAGCCGTGTGGGGCTGTATCGACGTCCGCAGCTACGCAGACCGCACCGAGACGGCGATTGCTACGCGCGGCAGTATCCTCAACGCTCACCCCTCTCACCCGATTGTGTCGCCAGATTGCCAATGCCTCCGCCTGTGTCCCGGGCAACTCGAAGCACCGCGAAACGCTCTTTACCCGCTGAAACGACATGTCCCGGGGCGCCGAAGGACACCAGCATACCTTCGTTACCAGCGCTGAagcgccgaagaggaagtCAAGATAGCGGGAAAGGAAATGCCATGGCTTGTCCTCCTCGCGAACTCGGCGCTCTGTTACATGTTCTGGCAGAGCATGCCAAACAGGTCGCGCATTCTCCGGAAGGAGCTGTTCCGGCGGTGTTGGACTGTTCCTTCTGGAAGGAGTTACAGGAACAGATGTCTGCGTTTGCCAGTCAAGAGCGCAAAGCTTCTGCGACGAGTGACAAGCGCAGCTGCCCGCCACAGTTCCTTTCCCGTGTCCGCGTTGCGTGTTCGACATGTCCGGTTATCCCACATCCAAATCAAAACGCCAAAAAACACAAGAAGAGACACCACGATCCAACGCGGCCGGGTCTTCCGTTGCCGTCCCCTCGGTGCGTGCCCAAATTCTTAACAGTGCCGCTGGCCGCATACCGTGTGCCCGCCTTCCGCCAGTATATCTACCAATGGATTGCCAGTCAAGCCGGAACACCGGTAGAAACATTGGAGAGGCTGAGAGAAAACTCTTCTGAGGAGGTGCCGCCACTGCCACTTCCGCGAGGGCTCTTTTTCTCATCTCGCGTCACCGATCGCATgaacgccgaagaagaggcacaGCTTTTCTTCACTGGCTATGTGCCTTCCGCTGGAGAAGAAGCAAGTGCTGCTCTGGAGCAGCAGGATAACCATGTACGtgctgaggaggcgaagggtATGCCCACGACGGACGAATTCTCTGAGGATTCAGTCCTAGCTGGGCGTACCGCGTTCTCCTTTGGTGGAGTCTACACACAATGCAAGCTACGCGCAACGTGCGCTAGAGACGGCGTTTACTACGATCGAGAGGGATGTTGCTGGAAGGCTACAGTTCAGCGACGAAACCGTGCCGTTTCGAGAAGATTCAAACCGCGATGCTCTCAACCAGAGAGACACCCGCAAGATATCCTTTATGAGCGAGTCACATCGGCCTCGATGACGCTACGAGATGGGCATCATACTGCGAGCCCCGGGGCAACCACTGCAGAACTGTACTACGATTGGGTGAGCAAGCACTTCAAGGAGGTGTGTCAGTTTCTTGAGTCCaccccagcgccgccgccagaaaATCAAGAATCATCCACAGCTGGTACCAATGGAGATTCGAGAGTGCCTGCGAAAGGAGGCTCGCACGCGACTTCTTCAGTTCGCTTTGCGCCGCAGTCGGGTACTCCTCAATCAAAAGCAGCAGGTCGGCCTGTGTCTTCTACATCATGTAGACTAATAAATACTTCCATCGTGGAGAACACCAACATACTCGCGCAATTGATGGAGCCCCTGAACAGGCGAGAGGCTGGGACGCTGCACGAAGTCGAGCAACGTATGGAGATGGACCAAATCCCCTTCGTCTCCCACTCTGGACTATCAGACTCTCATGAACAATCGGAGAACTCCGTTTGCTGTCCCGAAGTTCTGGAGCGGCACTCGGTGTTGCGGCAGTGTCAGCGCCTTCTCACAAGTCATCGCCGGCAGCTTTCCGATCATTTGTTGTCTCAGAGAGTAGCATCGCTGCAGAGCTCTCCCACATCGCGCCGTGCTTGCCCTGATAGTTCCCTGCCATTACCACGGCCGAAGGAACCAGAGCAAACCCATCAACCGAGTCAGCTGTCGGCAGCCGGCCACGTCGTGCAGAAACTCCAGGAAATGATTCGCGACACGTTGGGAACAGTGTCGACCCCGCCTGCAGGGAATGGCTCGTCTCGGTACCTCGGGCAGATCCGATTGTTACAACAGTTACGTAAGCACCACCAGGACATGCAGCGCCTGATCATCAATACGGCTTCAGGCGCCGAAAGGCAGGAAAGAGGTTGCGTCCCGGGGGACTGA